In Paenibacillus guangzhouensis, a single window of DNA contains:
- a CDS encoding YlbF family regulator, whose product MNVYDKAHELAKALKDCPEVAEVKSMMNLIAADADSKRMLDEFRAKQAEMQQKMMTGDMPNPEEMEKMEKMFELLQMNQNISRLFDAERRLSVIIEDINKIVLQNLEFLYQ is encoded by the coding sequence ATGAATGTATATGATAAAGCACATGAGCTTGCAAAAGCGTTGAAAGATTGCCCTGAAGTGGCAGAAGTGAAGAGCATGATGAATTTGATCGCAGCGGATGCGGATAGCAAACGTATGTTGGACGAGTTCCGTGCGAAGCAAGCTGAGATGCAGCAGAAAATGATGACTGGCGATATGCCGAACCCGGAAGAGATGGAGAAGATGGAGAAAATGTTCGAGCTGCTCCAGATGAACCAGAACATTAGCCGTTTGTTCGATGCAGAGCGTCGCCTAAGTGTCATTATTGAAGATATTAACAAAATCGTGCTGCAAAACTTAGAATTCCTATATCAATAA
- a CDS encoding DUF445 domain-containing protein: MQTWLYILISISVAAFVGGLTNHFAIKMLFHPRKPMYIGSWRIPFTPGLIPKRKEEIAGSLGEIVSDYLVTTDGLKEMLQKPHFRDQIENKLIEGIQRLAQDDRTVKELALHYMSEEAWEAYKDRTVLWLQGAVDQGIAWAWNRYELADKPLQELIPGWSPELMTRWSDMAAEGIMNAVREEITSLQGQRMLRRVASGLVSQSGGFLGAMASMFMDEEKIVQKITPVLVEQLESEHVKVILSTKIERKLESLSTMSLDQALRSMAGEDGLNWLSRYAQNMLQWKAWAQQVEEIHIGSLVSRFEERLTSFVPRVVQVALGMLERNMANIVKSIQLPQLVREQVERFPIERLEQIILSVSGREFQAITWLGALLGGIIGLFQALFMLWLG; the protein is encoded by the coding sequence ATGCAGACATGGTTGTATATTCTAATTAGTATTTCGGTTGCTGCCTTCGTAGGGGGGCTGACGAATCATTTTGCCATTAAAATGTTATTTCATCCAAGGAAGCCCATGTATATTGGGAGTTGGCGCATCCCGTTCACGCCAGGATTAATTCCGAAGCGCAAAGAAGAAATTGCGGGTTCCCTTGGTGAAATTGTCTCAGATTACCTCGTCACAACGGATGGTCTGAAGGAGATGCTGCAAAAGCCGCATTTTCGAGACCAAATTGAGAACAAATTAATAGAGGGTATTCAGCGACTAGCTCAAGATGATAGGACGGTCAAAGAACTCGCGCTTCACTACATGTCAGAAGAAGCGTGGGAAGCCTACAAAGATCGAACCGTACTCTGGCTGCAGGGCGCGGTGGATCAAGGTATCGCGTGGGCATGGAATCGGTATGAATTGGCAGATAAGCCACTGCAGGAACTCATTCCAGGTTGGTCGCCAGAGCTGATGACGCGGTGGTCCGATATGGCGGCGGAAGGCATCATGAACGCAGTGCGTGAAGAGATTACTTCACTGCAAGGGCAGCGGATGTTAAGACGTGTTGCTTCGGGGCTCGTGAGCCAGTCTGGCGGCTTCTTAGGCGCGATGGCCTCTATGTTCATGGATGAGGAGAAAATCGTTCAGAAAATTACGCCTGTATTGGTCGAGCAATTAGAATCTGAGCATGTAAAGGTGATTCTAAGCACGAAGATCGAGCGCAAGCTCGAATCATTGTCGACCATGTCTCTTGATCAGGCTCTTCGTTCCATGGCAGGCGAGGATGGATTGAACTGGTTATCACGTTATGCCCAGAACATGTTACAATGGAAAGCGTGGGCACAGCAGGTGGAAGAAATACATATCGGCTCGCTTGTCAGTCGATTTGAAGAGCGTCTGACGTCTTTCGTCCCTCGCGTTGTTCAGGTGGCGCTAGGAATGTTGGAACGCAACATGGCGAATATCGTCAAGTCGATTCAATTGCCTCAGCTCGTTCGCGAGCAGGTTGAGCGGTTCCCAATCGAACGCTTGGAGCAGATCATTCTCAGTGTGTCGGGACGTGAATTTCAGGCCATTACCTGGCTTGGCGCACTGCTCGGCGGTATTATTGGGTTATTCCAGGCGCTGTTCATGCTGTGGTTAGGATGA
- a CDS encoding YheC/YheD family endospore coat-associated protein: MSKSKFPIQVTSSSIIQEDVLMIGESTIKQWKIPTHQYLMLHFGSFRQHVKVIPVPKYDGIRIHPSLARKTGLFSGVQLRLNYKSGVLRMGPLISVLISRDYSENPDKPFGTITGFCKELVDACRVQGAFVYFFTPDHIGSSTNQLQGWVYHDRWQKAILPIGDVINNRLTSRKFENKPSVQHFLKEVKSRYKTPFFNEKFLDKSEVFEALRKDASLQRFLPESHMLRNFAGLKGMCSKYSHVFLKPIRGSLGKGIIRVSKQQGGVVYQAHYATMNGTRRATYPSLMKLFTSLSIKMKTTRYQMQQGLHLIENTKRPIDFRALVQKNATGKWQVTSIVARTAGDHHFVSNLARGGTLSTVKEAVGKSNLPPGNKGDAHVRLHKAALDIAKGVDDFIPAHFGELGIDLALDTSGHIWLLEVNSKPSKNDNTPLKENKIRPSVKQMIEYSRFLSGF; encoded by the coding sequence ATGTCTAAAAGCAAATTCCCCATCCAGGTGACCAGCTCCAGCATCATACAAGAAGATGTGCTCATGATTGGGGAAAGTACGATCAAACAGTGGAAAATCCCTACCCATCAATACTTGATGCTCCATTTCGGTTCATTCAGACAACACGTGAAAGTCATACCCGTACCAAAGTACGACGGAATCCGGATCCATCCCTCTTTGGCGCGCAAAACAGGGCTGTTCTCAGGTGTTCAACTTCGATTGAATTACAAGAGCGGAGTACTCAGGATGGGGCCACTGATCAGCGTGTTGATCAGCCGTGATTATTCCGAGAACCCGGATAAACCCTTTGGCACCATCACGGGCTTCTGCAAAGAACTCGTCGACGCCTGTCGTGTTCAGGGTGCTTTTGTGTATTTCTTCACGCCGGATCACATCGGCTCGAGCACAAATCAACTTCAAGGCTGGGTCTATCATGACCGTTGGCAGAAAGCGATCCTTCCCATTGGGGATGTCATCAACAACCGTCTTACATCCAGAAAATTTGAGAACAAACCTAGCGTACAGCATTTTCTGAAAGAAGTAAAATCCCGTTACAAAACGCCTTTCTTCAATGAGAAATTTCTCGATAAGTCAGAAGTTTTCGAGGCCCTTCGCAAAGACGCTTCCTTACAGCGATTCCTACCAGAATCCCATATGCTGCGCAATTTCGCGGGATTGAAGGGCATGTGCTCCAAATATAGTCATGTGTTCCTCAAGCCCATTCGCGGGAGTCTCGGGAAAGGAATCATCCGTGTAAGCAAGCAACAAGGCGGGGTCGTCTACCAGGCCCATTATGCAACGATGAACGGGACTCGCCGAGCAACCTATCCCTCGCTGATGAAATTGTTCACCAGCCTCTCCATCAAAATGAAAACAACGCGATATCAAATGCAGCAAGGACTCCATCTCATTGAGAACACCAAACGTCCCATTGACTTCCGCGCCTTAGTGCAGAAGAATGCTACGGGCAAGTGGCAAGTTACTTCCATTGTCGCTCGAACGGCTGGAGATCATCACTTTGTATCCAATCTTGCACGAGGCGGAACGCTGAGCACGGTGAAAGAAGCGGTCGGGAAATCCAATCTTCCACCCGGCAACAAAGGCGATGCCCATGTTCGACTTCATAAAGCAGCGCTTGATATTGCCAAGGGTGTTGACGATTTCATCCCTGCACACTTCGGTGAACTCGGGATTGACCTTGCACTGGATACTTCGGGACATATCTGGTTGCTGGAAGTGAATTCAAAGCCATCCAAGAATGACAATACGCCACTGAAAGAGAATAAGATCCGGCCTTCTGTTAAACAAATGATTGAATACTCGCGTTTCCTGTCCGGATTCTAA
- a CDS encoding YheC/YheD family endospore coat-associated protein — translation MSKNRAYKSAGYLGIMVCETRGNLPIPEKSFCRRLCEIGRKHGITVFVFSPTWLRPKLGRVVGYAYTDKGWERGAFPIPKVVYDRCYYPTLQKYLEIQRAIQRLNDLSPITFLGRGLKGKWDVYQMMSNYESVSPHLPKTMLYDSISSLSEWIEACGGEAFLKPHGGSHGKNTLYVHRKDGKLFIRGRSASNEIIERVFKQEAAGYRWIHQWIGSRKFIMQPYLYLNNRNEEPFDIRSLVQKNEHGEWQLTGMAVRRGKPGSLTSNLHGGGHAESATPFLEREFGNVKTAGLIKSIKELSQQIPLLLEERHGRLAELGIDFGVDRDGNLWVLEVNSKPGRSIFLQMNDRSTALKSVENPILYARYLLLRQLRRVHS, via the coding sequence GTGTCAAAAAATAGAGCCTATAAGTCCGCAGGGTATCTTGGCATTATGGTATGTGAGACGAGAGGGAATCTCCCGATTCCTGAAAAATCATTCTGCCGGCGATTATGTGAAATCGGGCGTAAGCACGGCATTACCGTCTTTGTCTTCTCCCCAACCTGGTTACGGCCCAAGCTTGGGCGGGTCGTTGGCTACGCCTATACCGACAAAGGTTGGGAACGCGGGGCTTTTCCAATTCCGAAGGTCGTCTATGATCGATGCTATTATCCAACGCTTCAGAAATATCTCGAAATACAACGTGCGATTCAGCGGCTGAACGATCTCTCCCCCATTACCTTCCTCGGTCGAGGGTTGAAGGGCAAATGGGATGTGTATCAGATGATGTCCAATTATGAATCCGTGAGTCCACATCTGCCCAAAACGATGCTATACGATTCGATCTCATCCCTAAGCGAGTGGATCGAAGCTTGTGGCGGAGAAGCCTTTCTGAAGCCGCATGGCGGAAGTCACGGCAAGAATACGTTATATGTACATCGGAAGGATGGGAAGTTGTTCATTCGCGGTCGAAGTGCAAGTAATGAGATTATCGAGCGAGTATTCAAGCAAGAAGCAGCAGGTTACCGCTGGATTCATCAGTGGATTGGCAGCCGCAAGTTCATTATGCAACCCTATCTGTATTTAAATAACCGAAATGAAGAGCCCTTTGATATTCGATCCCTTGTTCAGAAAAATGAGCACGGTGAATGGCAATTGACGGGGATGGCTGTGAGGCGCGGAAAACCAGGTTCCCTCACCTCGAATTTGCATGGCGGCGGGCACGCGGAATCCGCAACCCCCTTCCTCGAGCGTGAGTTCGGCAACGTCAAAACGGCAGGTCTCATCAAGAGCATCAAGGAACTTTCGCAGCAGATTCCTCTTTTGCTCGAAGAACGCCACGGCAGATTAGCGGAGCTCGGTATTGACTTTGGTGTCGATCGCGATGGGAATCTCTGGGTGCTTGAGGTTAATTCCAAGCCAGGTCGATCCATCTTTCTGCAAATGAATGACCGCTCCACCGCCTTGAAATCTGTTGAGAATCCCATTTTATATGCTCGTTATTTATTGCTTCGACAACTTAGGAGGGTCCATTCATGA
- a CDS encoding YheC/YheD family endospore coat-associated protein, protein MSLMVCNVHFTQQPEKVVYVSNALMKTLKLTGKKSIHLRLGRVSIPATMKPIKKSGKHLYLTTGLRNSIRIPNSGNVYLLNTNTDEVQIGPLIGVLSDASVRTATSPFGSRTEFIKTLLREGNKKGFFFAFAPRDINWVDDTVLGYFLSDSGSWTRKTVPLPDVVYNRLPSRRAETGTTIGTLRDRFIKRKIPFFNWSFFNKSDVYELLKDDEEANKYVPESVMGPTPEKVKEMLDKHQFLYYKPTAGSLGIGIYRLTHNPKKGYFARYRSKGSNVLLRFNTFNSLMRMLQAKHGRSLHNYVIQQGIRLIEIDQCPIDFRFHMHKNGSNQWVVVGIGAKKAGKGSVTTHVKNGGQLLTPEQALSRAFGPRANEVLQRAKDISISLAESIEKNYPHLLGELGFDIGIDQDEQVWMFEANAKPGRSIFKHPALRKEGKASIIHIIEHCMYLSKFRRGES, encoded by the coding sequence ATGAGTTTAATGGTTTGTAATGTTCATTTTACGCAGCAGCCCGAGAAGGTCGTCTATGTCTCAAATGCTTTGATGAAAACACTAAAGTTAACCGGCAAAAAGTCTATACACCTTCGACTCGGGAGAGTGTCGATCCCCGCGACGATGAAGCCCATCAAGAAGTCTGGGAAACATCTCTATCTGACTACGGGGCTGCGTAATTCCATCCGAATTCCGAATTCTGGCAATGTCTATTTATTGAATACCAATACGGACGAGGTTCAGATCGGACCCTTGATCGGCGTTCTCTCGGATGCTTCCGTTCGAACGGCGACAAGTCCTTTTGGCAGTCGTACTGAATTTATTAAAACACTGCTTCGCGAAGGCAATAAGAAAGGGTTCTTTTTCGCGTTCGCCCCAAGAGATATTAACTGGGTGGATGATACCGTGCTTGGCTACTTCCTAAGTGATTCAGGCTCGTGGACCCGCAAGACTGTCCCTCTTCCTGATGTCGTCTATAATCGGCTGCCAAGCAGACGTGCTGAGACTGGGACGACGATTGGTACGTTACGAGACCGCTTCATTAAGCGCAAGATCCCTTTCTTTAACTGGAGCTTCTTCAACAAGTCAGATGTCTACGAGCTGCTTAAGGATGATGAAGAAGCGAACAAATACGTTCCCGAATCGGTTATGGGACCAACGCCAGAGAAAGTGAAGGAAATGCTCGATAAACATCAATTCCTCTACTACAAACCGACGGCGGGAAGTCTAGGCATCGGTATATATCGTCTGACCCATAACCCTAAAAAAGGGTATTTCGCCAGGTATCGGTCGAAGGGAAGCAATGTGCTGCTGCGGTTCAATACGTTCAATAGTCTGATGCGTATGCTCCAAGCCAAACATGGCCGTTCCCTGCATAACTATGTCATTCAACAAGGCATCCGGTTGATTGAGATCGATCAATGTCCGATTGATTTTCGCTTCCACATGCATAAGAACGGCAGTAATCAATGGGTCGTCGTCGGCATCGGTGCGAAAAAGGCAGGTAAGGGCAGTGTAACCACCCATGTGAAGAATGGCGGCCAACTTCTTACGCCAGAACAAGCATTAAGCAGGGCCTTCGGTCCACGGGCCAATGAAGTGCTTCAACGAGCCAAAGATATATCCATCAGTCTCGCCGAATCCATCGAGAAGAACTACCCCCATTTGCTAGGAGAGCTTGGGTTCGATATCGGCATCGATCAAGATGAGCAGGTCTGGATGTTCGAAGCCAATGCCAAACCAGGGCGCTCTATCTTCAAACATCCTGCGCTCCGCAAAGAAGGAAAAGCATCGATCATCCATATCATTGAGCACTGTATGTATCTCAGCAAATTTCGGAGAGGAGAGAGCTAG
- a CDS encoding YheC/YheD family endospore coat-associated protein, which yields MDAGDQETTKPVVAILTIEDDQLMFRGNRDNFIDILRTGKELGYLAYVVTVKDLRLNMAKIAGYTYNNELNQWVQQWFPAPQVIYNRIPLREDEIEPAVQKKIEECLANPKIKIYNPYFFNKWKLFEWLKKSKLTKPYIPSTHRLTGSTELGKQLLRHSYLYLKPESGKAGVGIMMVKYQPSRTLPFRLKIQDKKNSTTYKCSTLSKLWARIKKEAGQTQYIVQQGIELASIQRRPFDLRVLIQKNQRGQWEVSGIGARMAGSLSITTHVPRGGSIEDPEKLLISAFGQVPCRRILSRARSTCLTIARQLERGSGFQLGEMSMDLGVDAQGHIWFFEANSKPMKFDEPHIRKRSIERIFQYSTFLAQQA from the coding sequence ATGGATGCAGGCGACCAAGAGACAACGAAACCCGTTGTAGCTATTCTGACAATCGAAGATGACCAGCTGATGTTCCGCGGGAATCGCGATAATTTCATCGATATATTGCGAACAGGTAAAGAATTGGGTTATCTGGCCTACGTTGTAACCGTCAAGGATTTGAGATTAAATATGGCCAAAATCGCGGGATACACGTATAACAACGAACTAAATCAATGGGTACAACAATGGTTCCCTGCCCCACAAGTGATCTATAATCGAATTCCGCTGCGTGAAGATGAAATCGAACCTGCAGTCCAGAAAAAGATAGAAGAATGTTTGGCGAATCCAAAGATTAAAATATATAACCCTTACTTTTTCAACAAATGGAAATTATTTGAGTGGCTCAAGAAATCCAAATTGACGAAGCCGTATATCCCAAGCACACATCGACTAACTGGATCGACGGAGCTTGGCAAGCAGCTTCTGCGCCACTCTTATCTCTATCTTAAGCCCGAATCCGGTAAAGCCGGCGTAGGGATCATGATGGTGAAATACCAGCCGAGCAGGACGCTGCCCTTTCGTCTGAAGATACAAGATAAGAAAAATAGCACCACTTACAAATGCTCCACCCTGAGCAAGCTCTGGGCGCGGATTAAGAAGGAAGCCGGACAAACGCAATATATCGTCCAGCAAGGGATCGAATTGGCCTCAATTCAGCGGAGGCCCTTCGATCTACGGGTCCTTATCCAAAAGAATCAGAGAGGGCAATGGGAAGTCTCCGGAATCGGAGCCCGTATGGCAGGTTCGCTTAGCATTACGACCCACGTTCCACGCGGAGGAAGCATTGAAGATCCGGAAAAGCTGTTAATCTCTGCATTCGGTCAAGTCCCATGCCGGAGAATCCTCTCACGCGCCCGCAGTACTTGCCTTACCATCGCGAGGCAGCTCGAACGAGGTTCCGGCTTTCAATTAGGGGAAATGTCCATGGATCTTGGCGTGGATGCTCAGGGTCATATCTGGTTCTTCGAGGCGAACTCGAAGCCCATGAAATTCGATGAACCCCATATTCGGAAGCGTTCCATCGAGCGTATATTCCAGTACAGCACATTTCTCGCACAACAAGCCTGA
- a CDS encoding GNAT family N-acetyltransferase has protein sequence MVDIRVIRSPQEDKWPVLRAKFTQFIINAGDQRITVDAIKQFGSLSLSGLQADGTQLIIATERTLRAKARLIGLAFVENYGDTTCLVVVHPDYRGQRIGTKLLQEQINQLGNLTCTVAMDNLSSLHMCFQAGLTAYTLIEGPTGKPTLAFEYDARR, from the coding sequence ATGGTGGACATTCGCGTCATCCGCTCCCCACAGGAAGACAAATGGCCCGTACTTCGTGCTAAATTTACACAGTTCATTATTAACGCCGGAGATCAGCGTATTACCGTGGATGCAATAAAGCAGTTCGGATCATTGTCCTTAAGCGGATTGCAAGCAGATGGCACGCAGCTCATCATTGCAACCGAGCGAACTTTGCGCGCGAAGGCGCGCTTAATCGGGTTAGCTTTTGTCGAGAATTACGGGGACACCACTTGCCTAGTCGTCGTTCATCCCGACTATCGTGGTCAACGCATAGGTACCAAGCTGCTTCAGGAGCAAATCAACCAACTCGGAAACCTAACCTGTACTGTTGCAATGGATAACCTGTCCAGCTTACACATGTGTTTTCAAGCAGGTTTAACGGCATATACGCTCATCGAGGGACCTACAGGAAAACCCACATTAGCATTTGAATATGATGCAAGAAGGTGA
- a CDS encoding YheC/YheD family endospore coat-associated protein, which produces MSQPVLGILTLYLNEKKHLEERPIYQRMIAASHKLGMQTFVFTPQDVDSNKKQIYGMFYNPKSHTWTREWTSFPHLIFDRCRIQNTYRFKELLKFRARYNALHFLNRPLRNKWTIYQVLCNHPTIKPHLPFTKLYSSANDVHLLMKKERLVFLKPINGTGGRGILRIERMAGSQRYDIQGRDHRRQIISPQRIQPSLLASKLSSWNAKNRYILQQGIAIKLPNGRVHDYRLLVQKDGSGEWTVTGCAGRVGPLRSVTSNLHGGGEAVPMMKLLNEWIEDPEKIRTVKEKMDTLGIETAKFLEEKYGALCELALDIAIDRSGHVWLLEVNPKPAREVFAKAGEKDTYNLAIIKPIEYAYFVYNTKINVKSKSKLKARERIRKKQSRVTAFETLLNLEDIKNL; this is translated from the coding sequence TTGTCTCAACCTGTCCTTGGTATACTAACGCTTTACTTGAATGAGAAGAAACATTTAGAGGAACGTCCCATCTACCAGCGCATGATTGCTGCAAGCCACAAGCTGGGGATGCAGACGTTTGTCTTTACGCCGCAAGATGTCGACTCGAATAAGAAGCAGATTTACGGCATGTTCTACAATCCCAAATCGCATACTTGGACCAGAGAATGGACGTCCTTTCCACACCTGATCTTTGACCGCTGCCGTATTCAGAATACTTATCGGTTCAAAGAACTGCTGAAATTCCGCGCGCGATACAATGCTCTGCATTTCTTAAACCGTCCGCTTCGCAACAAATGGACCATCTATCAGGTTCTATGTAACCATCCTACCATTAAACCTCATTTGCCTTTTACGAAACTATATAGTTCAGCAAATGACGTGCATCTACTCATGAAGAAGGAGCGGCTTGTCTTTCTCAAACCAATCAACGGAACAGGCGGGCGCGGTATTCTGCGTATTGAGCGTATGGCCGGTTCGCAGCGATATGATATTCAAGGGCGTGATCACAGGCGCCAGATCATCTCCCCTCAACGGATTCAACCCTCGTTATTAGCCTCGAAGCTGTCCAGCTGGAACGCAAAAAATCGTTATATTTTGCAGCAAGGGATCGCCATCAAGCTGCCGAATGGGCGTGTTCACGACTACCGACTACTCGTTCAGAAGGATGGGAGCGGTGAGTGGACAGTAACCGGCTGCGCAGGCCGGGTCGGCCCTCTGCGGAGCGTCACCTCGAACTTGCATGGCGGCGGTGAAGCCGTCCCCATGATGAAGCTCCTGAACGAATGGATCGAAGACCCCGAGAAGATTAGAACGGTCAAAGAAAAAATGGATACGCTTGGCATTGAGACGGCAAAATTTCTGGAAGAGAAATACGGTGCGCTCTGTGAGCTAGCACTTGATATAGCGATTGATCGAAGCGGGCATGTATGGCTGCTAGAGGTTAATCCGAAGCCCGCGAGGGAAGTATTCGCCAAAGCTGGCGAGAAGGACACTTACAATCTCGCGATCATCAAACCGATTGAATATGCCTACTTCGTATACAATACGAAAATCAACGTCAAATCTAAGTCAAAATTAAAAGCCCGCGAAAGAATACGAAAAAAACAAAGCCGGGTGACCGCCTTCGAGACACTACTGAACTTAGAGGATATTAAGAATCTATGA
- a CDS encoding YheC/YheD family endospore coat-associated protein, translating into MASVQAQARRRPVIAILTAKDRHRSMRGRFSNFSDIIRVGKKLGATVYVTTAEDIRSSHNNIVGLYYSKQAGMWMTKSFPAPHVIYNRIPFRKYEAKPEIQQMILNFLQDRKVRLFNPFFFNKWTLYEWLSRAKSTKSSLPKTEKLTSPSILETYLEQHAAVYLKPIHGKAGKGIMQGQRIKQDGGPKYRLIHSTGKKRHVHHFWTIPEMWLHLKQKIGAKEYIIQQAIDLTKSHGHPFDLRILVQKNHTNTWQLTGIGARVAGKRSITTHVPRGGSIRSASKVLKAVFGPTRAQEIKENAGTLAIVIAEQIEKSSGYELGEMSMDVGVDSSGKLWFFEANSKPMKFDEPRIRRKSLKTLIQYCIYLSSQSTDKYTESP; encoded by the coding sequence ATGGCATCAGTTCAGGCTCAGGCGCGTAGACGTCCTGTCATAGCTATCTTAACAGCCAAGGATCGACACCGAAGTATGCGCGGGAGATTCAGCAATTTCAGCGATATCATTCGGGTCGGCAAAAAACTCGGAGCTACCGTGTATGTGACGACCGCAGAGGATATCCGGTCATCGCATAACAATATAGTAGGTCTTTATTACAGTAAACAAGCGGGAATGTGGATGACGAAGTCTTTTCCAGCACCCCATGTGATCTATAATCGGATTCCGTTCCGGAAATATGAGGCGAAGCCAGAAATACAGCAGATGATCCTCAATTTTCTGCAGGACCGTAAGGTGAGATTGTTTAACCCGTTTTTCTTCAATAAATGGACCCTCTATGAATGGTTATCTCGCGCGAAATCGACCAAATCATCACTGCCAAAGACGGAGAAGCTCACCTCCCCCTCAATCCTCGAGACCTATCTAGAGCAGCATGCTGCTGTCTACTTGAAGCCGATCCATGGTAAAGCGGGCAAAGGCATCATGCAGGGGCAACGGATAAAGCAAGACGGTGGGCCGAAATATCGTCTGATTCATTCGACGGGAAAAAAACGCCACGTTCATCATTTCTGGACAATACCAGAGATGTGGCTGCACCTGAAGCAGAAAATAGGTGCCAAGGAGTATATCATTCAGCAAGCGATCGACTTAACGAAGTCGCACGGCCATCCATTCGATCTTCGGATCCTCGTGCAGAAAAATCATACAAATACGTGGCAGCTGACAGGGATTGGCGCGCGTGTTGCGGGGAAACGAAGCATTACGACCCATGTGCCAAGGGGCGGATCCATCAGAAGCGCTAGCAAAGTGTTAAAAGCGGTATTCGGACCTACAAGGGCACAAGAGATCAAAGAGAACGCCGGCACGCTCGCGATCGTCATCGCGGAACAAATCGAGAAATCATCGGGATATGAACTCGGTGAGATGTCGATGGACGTCGGTGTTGATAGTAGCGGAAAGCTTTGGTTTTTCGAAGCCAACTCGAAGCCGATGAAATTTGACGAACCACGGATTCGCCGTAAATCTCTCAAGACCTTAATTCAATATTGTATTTATCTCAGCTCGCAGAGCACAGATAAATATACGGAGAGCCCTTAA
- a CDS encoding YheC/YheD family endospore coat-associated protein encodes MSSAKCSIQIAPGQGIHISSALRKTLGIGKPGQISLIFGSRTITSDLVLTRKSGHSLRLSPALAAELKLPHAGNCLVTKRGSSEIQIGPLIGILAARTEHEGISFGGMSGFFRQIISAGEGQSYSFAFSPKDVNWEEETVTGYFPLKTGGWIRRSLPLPDVVYNRMQSRQTERDQSMSSFKDRFLRRSIPLFNWSFFNKSDVYKLLVDDPLAHHIPESHLNPTVNTMKEMLNKYGTVYLKPSGGSLGVGIYKLIRQRAKLYTVRYRSRGQNKAVNYTSADRMINTLLKHQQSRFHQYIAQQGIDLIQIESCPVDFRFHMTKDGENKWVVAAVGAKKAGKGSITTHVASGGKVLATDQVFRQVFGGNAAQMLRKVRSTAVDLARAIERHYPYLLGEIGFDLGIDRSGNVWMFEANAKPGRSIFKHPTAKIGERASLSNLIGFCKYLSKF; translated from the coding sequence ATGAGTTCTGCAAAATGTTCGATACAAATCGCTCCCGGGCAAGGGATTCATATTTCATCTGCACTGCGTAAGACACTCGGGATTGGGAAACCTGGTCAAATCAGTCTCATCTTCGGGAGTAGAACGATAACTTCTGATTTGGTCTTGACTCGGAAAAGTGGTCATTCCTTGCGTTTATCCCCGGCGTTGGCTGCTGAATTGAAGCTTCCCCATGCTGGGAATTGTCTTGTTACCAAACGAGGCAGCAGCGAGATTCAAATTGGCCCGCTCATTGGGATTCTGGCAGCTCGAACGGAGCACGAAGGGATATCCTTCGGTGGGATGTCAGGATTTTTCAGACAGATAATTAGCGCAGGCGAAGGACAATCTTATAGTTTTGCTTTTAGCCCTAAGGATGTGAACTGGGAAGAGGAGACTGTAACCGGTTATTTTCCACTAAAAACGGGTGGATGGATTCGAAGGAGTCTTCCTCTGCCAGATGTCGTGTATAATCGCATGCAGAGCCGCCAGACAGAGCGGGATCAATCTATGAGTAGCTTTAAAGATCGATTCTTGCGTCGATCCATTCCGCTATTCAATTGGAGTTTTTTTAATAAATCGGACGTCTATAAGCTGCTCGTCGACGATCCGCTGGCTCATCATATTCCAGAATCGCATTTGAACCCAACGGTTAATACGATGAAGGAAATGTTGAACAAGTATGGTACGGTCTATCTGAAGCCGTCGGGGGGAAGTCTCGGAGTCGGTATTTATAAGTTGATACGTCAACGAGCAAAGCTCTATACCGTTCGATATCGGTCTCGTGGCCAGAATAAGGCCGTAAATTATACGAGTGCTGATCGTATGATCAATACGCTGCTGAAGCATCAGCAAAGCCGATTCCATCAATATATCGCGCAGCAGGGCATTGACCTCATTCAAATTGAGTCCTGCCCGGTCGATTTCCGATTCCATATGACCAAGGACGGCGAGAATAAATGGGTGGTGGCTGCTGTGGGTGCCAAAAAAGCGGGGAAAGGCAGCATTACAACCCATGTTGCTAGCGGCGGGAAGGTTCTCGCGACAGATCAAGTATTCCGTCAGGTCTTTGGGGGAAATGCGGCTCAGATGCTGCGAAAAGTAAGATCGACCGCAGTGGATCTCGCGCGAGCCATCGAACGGCATTACCCATATTTACTAGGGGAAATCGGATTTGATCTAGGGATTGATCGCTCCGGTAATGTCTGGATGTTCGAAGCGAATGCGAAGCCGGGCCGCTCTATCTTCAAGCATCCTACCGCGAAAATCGGGGAGCGTGCTTCGCTTAGCAATTTGATAGGCTTTTGTAAATACCTTAGCAAGTTTTGA